In Hahella sp. HNIBRBA332, the genomic window GTGATTGCTTATGAAACAACTTGCGCAACTTATCGAAGAGGGACGCATCACTGACCCTCAGAGCGCCAGGGGCAGGTTACTGGCCAAGGCTGCGCACCTGTTCAAGGAAAAAGGTTACGAGCGCACCACGGTCAGAGATTTGGCCGCGTCGGTGGGTATTCAAAGCGGTAGTATTTTTCATCATTTCCGCAGCAAGGAAGACATCCTGTTCGCTGTGATGGAAGAAACCATTCTCTACATCACCGCCAAAATGCGCGAGGCTCTGGAGCGGGCGCCGACGCCTCGTGATCGATTGCTGGCGCTGTTGCGCTGCGAACTGGAGTCGGTGCTCGGCGGCACCGGCGAGGCGATGACTGTGCTGGTGTATGAATGGCGCAGTCTGTCGGACGCACGACAGGAAGAAATTCTCAAATTGCGTGATCAGTATGAAGGCCTGTGGCTGGACACATTGAGCGAAGCCCGCGACGCCGGATTGGTCAAAGGCGACGTGGCGGTGCTGCGGCGCTTTCTCACCGGCGCTTTGAGTTGGACCATCACCTGGTACAAGTCGGAAGGCAGCATGACGGTGGAGGATCTGGCGCAGCAGGCGCTGTATCTGGTGGTTAAAGATTAGCAACTGCCGACGTCGTATGTAACGACGCGGAACCCGTCATAATAGTCTATAGTTTTCCTTGAA contains:
- a CDS encoding TetR/AcrR family transcriptional regulator; translation: MKQLAQLIEEGRITDPQSARGRLLAKAAHLFKEKGYERTTVRDLAASVGIQSGSIFHHFRSKEDILFAVMEETILYITAKMREALERAPTPRDRLLALLRCELESVLGGTGEAMTVLVYEWRSLSDARQEEILKLRDQYEGLWLDTLSEARDAGLVKGDVAVLRRFLTGALSWTITWYKSEGSMTVEDLAQQALYLVVKD